The following coding sequences lie in one Rissa tridactyla isolate bRisTri1 chromosome Z, bRisTri1.patW.cur.20221130, whole genome shotgun sequence genomic window:
- the INIP gene encoding SOSS complex subunit C — translation MAANPSGQGFQNKNRVAILAELDKEKRKLLMQNQSSTNHPGASIALARSPLNKDFRDHAEQQHIAAQQKAALQHAHAHSSGYFITQDSAFGNLILPVLPRLEAE, via the exons GTTTCCAGAATAAAAATAGGGTTGCAATCCTGGCAGAACTAGACAAGGAGAAGAGAAAGTTACTTATGCAAAACCAGTCTTCCACAAATCACCCTGGAGCCAG CATTGCACTTGCAAGATCACCGCTGAACAAGGATTTCCGTGATCATGCTGAGCAACAGCACATCGCAGCACAGCAGAAGGCTGCACTGCAG cacGCACACGCACATTCCTCAGGATACTTCATAACTCAAGACTCTGCATTTGGAAATCTTATTCTTCCTGTCTTACCTCGACTTGAGGCAGAATGA